CGTGGCGCGCGTCTCGCGTACGGGCGGTCCGGCCAGGCGGGGCGGGCGCGGTGCCCGGATCAGGCCGGTCACCAGGGCGCGGATGATGATCCGGGCGAGCATCGCGCCGGAACAGGCGTGCGGCCCCCAGCCCAGGGACAGGTGCCGGTTGGGGCTGCGGTCGAGCACCAGCTCGTCGGGCGAGGCGAACTGGGCGGGGTCGCGGTTGGCGGCGCCGAACAGCATCAGGACCAGCTGGCCGCGCTCGACCGTGACGTCGCCGATGGTGGTCCGCCGCACGCACGCCCGGGTGGTGCCCTGCACCGGGCTGTCGAACCGGAGCAGCTCGTCGACCCCGGTCTCCAGCAGCTTCGGGTCGCGCAGCCGCTCCAGTGCCTCCGGCCGCTCCAGCAGCGCCAGCACCGCGTTCGCGGCGGCGCCGACGGTGGTGCTGAATCCGGCCAGGAAGAGCACCCGGGAGCTGTTCCAGATCTCGCCCTCGGAGACCCCCGCCTGCGCCGCGCCCGCCAGCACCTGGGTCAGCAGGCCGGGCCCGCGGGTGGCGTGGTGCCACCCGGCGATCAGCTCGTTGATCTCCTTGCGCGCGGCCATCGCCGGCTCCAGCACCTCGGGCCGCAGCCCGGCGTCCATGCCGTGCACCAGCGCGTCCGACTGGGCGGCGAAATCGGCCACCGGCGGGATGTCGACACCCAGCAGCCGGCAGACCGCCGAGAGTGCCACCGGACGGGCCAGTTCGGCCGTGAAATCGAATTCTTCGGCCGTCGAGAATTTCTCCAGCAGTTCCGTGGTCTCGGCCAGCGCCATATCTCCGATATGGTCCAGATCCTGATCCCGGAATGCCGTGGTGAAAAGCCGACGAATAGGCGTGTGATCCGGCGGGTCGAGTGCCTGCATGCTCATCACCGTCGAAGCCGACTCGTGGCCGGCTCGCCGCCAGTCGCTGGCGAAGTTCGCGGCGTCCCCCAGGACGGCCCGGCAGTCCTCGTACCTGGTCAGCACCCAGGAGTCGAGCCGATCACTCCAGAACACCGGTGCGCTGTCACGGAGTTCGGAGTACGTCGGATAAGGGTCGGTCACCATGACCGCCGACAGCGGGTCATAGTCAGGCACGTGGGTGTCCCCTCGGAAGTTTATTGCAGAAGACAGGCGCGTGGCCCGGGCGTTCAGCCCGGGCCACGCCGTGAGTTATCAGTAGTCGTAACGCATGTCGAACCCCCCTCTCCGGGCCGGTGACCACCGTGCTTTCAATTCCCCGCCGGTGGCCGTGTCCCAACTATCACTCGGCTCGACAGCTGTCGCAACTGTCATTTCGCGCCCGTCCGTTCGAATCGGGCGACGCTGTCCGGAATTGATCGGCGGAGATCACCCAGGGTCATGCCAAAGAGATACCGAAAGCAGGTTTGTCCGGCCGTAGGTCTGATATGCCCGATATCCACCGCCCCGTCATTCGCGGCCAATCCGGGCATACCCGGTGGAGCGGTCGGCCGGCCCCGGCCGGTGGCGCCTCACCCAACGTGTTTCGCGGCTCGGCGATTCGGCCCCGAAGCACCCTCCCCGCGACCGGACCCGCCGTATCCGATCTGACCCGTGCGCATCAAGCCTGGTGAGAGGCCCGATGGTGCTCCGGGCATGCCGAAGCCCCTGGCGCGGAACCACAGTTCCGCCCCAGGGGCTTCACAGAACGAACGCTCGGTCAGCCGCCCGGGCGGACCGTGATCTCGGTGATCTCGGCGTCCCGGGGCAGGTCCAGCGCGGTGAGGATCGCGGTGACGACCGACTCCGGCGCGATCCAGCGGGACGGGTCGTACTCCTTGCCCTCCTGCTGATGCACCTTCACCTGCATCGCGGTGGCCGTCCGCCCCGGGTAGACCGAGGTGACCCGCACCCCGTGCCCGTGCTCCTCGGCCCGCAGCGCGTCCGCCAGCGCCCGCAGCCCGAACTTGCTGGCCGCGTACGCCCCCCAGGTGGCGTCGGCCCGCAGGCCGGCCCCGGAGTTGACGAAGAGCACGTGACCCCGGGCCTGCCGGATCGAGGGCAGCAGCAGCCGGGTGAGCTCGGCCGGCGCGACCAGGTTGACGTTCAGCTGCTCCTGCCAGCCCTTGACCGGCAGATCGCCGATCTCGCCGAGCTGGACCACGCCCGCGATGTGCAGGATCGAGTCCAGCTCGATCGGCAGCTCCTGCTGGCCGAGCGCCCAGGACAGCTTCGCCGGGTCGGCCAGGTTGCCGACCAGCGTCCGGCTGCCGGGGAAGCGGGCCCGCAG
This genomic interval from Kitasatospora gansuensis contains the following:
- a CDS encoding cytochrome P450 — encoded protein: MPDYDPLSAVMVTDPYPTYSELRDSAPVFWSDRLDSWVLTRYEDCRAVLGDAANFASDWRRAGHESASTVMSMQALDPPDHTPIRRLFTTAFRDQDLDHIGDMALAETTELLEKFSTAEEFDFTAELARPVALSAVCRLLGVDIPPVADFAAQSDALVHGMDAGLRPEVLEPAMAARKEINELIAGWHHATRGPGLLTQVLAGAAQAGVSEGEIWNSSRVLFLAGFSTTVGAAANAVLALLERPEALERLRDPKLLETGVDELLRFDSPVQGTTRACVRRTTIGDVTVERGQLVLMLFGAANRDPAQFASPDELVLDRSPNRHLSLGWGPHACSGAMLARIIIRALVTGLIRAPRPPRLAGPPVRETRATLRYPDRLPVTFRTAGS
- a CDS encoding SDR family oxidoreductase is translated as MGAHLITGAGSGIGAVVAERLAERGEQLWLLARDAKRGAELRARFPGSRTLVGNLADPAKLSWALGQQELPIELDSILHIAGVVQLGEIGDLPVKGWQEQLNVNLVAPAELTRLLLPSIRQARGHVLFVNSGAGLRADATWGAYAASKFGLRALADALRAEEHGHGVRVTSVYPGRTATAMQVKVHQQEGKEYDPSRWIAPESVVTAILTALDLPRDAEITEITVRPGG